A section of the Falco biarmicus isolate bFalBia1 chromosome 3, bFalBia1.pri, whole genome shotgun sequence genome encodes:
- the LACTBL1 gene encoding putative beta-lactamase-like 1 isoform X1 has translation MDGLQLQQTSSSRSLLKLTLTEMKWIHVLVIFFFLLSVAMTGCFLWQYSLPKVEPVPSVLEVRSEAVQMCPRYPEPVPLDHPIPILKDSLEKVDMMLREKIHSAGIPAMSAIVIYNDTVLWTGNFGKKNGSDPSSVVPNEYTIYRIASVSKIFPTIMLYKMWEEGKVMSLDDPLERYAQNFVIKNPLGRLKESEQRYTADGLIFLEKGSMPLKPSPVTLRRMASQLSGLPRRLRSTSLLWKGNTQDALALLKDDVLVADPGTRCHYSNLAFSLMAHVLADHAAEGQYQRWVSENILDRLGMEDTGFDITPPIRSQMAVGFYSSRQPAPLYDLGWYRPSGQMYSTAADLAKLAMVFLGTYHRRLLEPDTVKTMLTPLFKCSTEYFANKTGTPWEINEQLGYDVIRKDGDLDGYSATFSLIPKLCLSFIVLMAGPRPQGGDIVTQAYDYLIPAMETAFREAEKSLIPPPSPGPYVGYYTYSNLTFYEIKVGPGGVLVMQQFGPHVEELIPEKYRTIKLHHLEDRVFQVVFDKEFPCVLHLGSASISLETQNGQLFNFYPFDRQGLSPGFDAPGLNTYNVVRVLRKPVFYS, from the exons ATGGATGGGTTACAGCTCCAG CAGACATCCAGCAGCCGGAGCCTCCTCAAGCTCACCCTCACGGAGATGAAGTGGATTCATGTGTTGGTCATCTTCTTCTTCCTGTTGTCTGTTGCAATGACGGGCTGCTTTCTGTGGCAGTACAGCCTTCCCAAGGTGGAGCCCG tcCCATCTGTGTTGGAAGTGAGATCAGAAGCTGTGCAGATGTGCCCCCGCTACCCTGAACCTGTACCGCTGGACCACCCCATCCCCATTCTGAAGGACTCATTGGAGAAG GTAGATATGATGCTGCGCGAGAAGATTCACAGCGCTGGTATCCCTGCCATGTCTGCCATCGTTATCTACAACGACACTGTGCTCTGGACCGGCAACTTTGGGAAGAAGAATGGTTCAGACCCCTCCTCCGTGGTGCCCAACGAGTACACTATTTACAG AATTGCCAGTGTCTCCAAGATCTTCCCCACGATTATGTTGTACAAGatgtgggaggaaggaaaagtcaTGTCTCTTGATGACCCATTGGAACGTTATGCCCAGAACTTTGTTATTAAGAACCCTCTGGGGAGGCTCAAAGAATCGGAACAGAGATACACAGCAGATGGGctgatttttttggaaaaaggcTCAATGCCACTGAAGCCATCACCGGTTACCTTGCGCAGGATGGCCAGCCAGCTCTCAG GTCTGCCCAGGAGGCTGCGATCTACCAGCCTGCTGTGGAAGGGCAACACACAAGATGCTCTAGCTCTCCTGAAAGACGATGTCTTGGTTGCTGATCCAGGAACCAG aTGCCACTACAGCAATCTGGCCTTCTCGCTGATGGCACACGTGCTAGCCGACCATGCGGCTGAGGGGCAATACCAGCGCTGGGTCTCAGAGAACATCCTGGACCGCTTGGGCATGGAGGACACTGGCTTCGATATTACACCCCCGATCCGCTCCCAGATGGCTGTGGGCTTCTACAGCAGCCGGCAGCCAGCCCCTCTCTATGACCTGGGCTGGTACAGGCCTTCTGGCCAGATGTACTCCACAGCTGCCGACCTCGCCAAGCTGGCAATGGTCTTCTTAGGCACCTACCACCGTCGTCTCCTAGAGCCTGACACAGTGAAGACAATGCTGACCCCTCTGTTTAAGTGCTCCACTGAATACTTCGCAAACAAGACCGGCACACCCTGGGAAATTAATGAGCAACTGGGATATGATGTCATTAGGAAGGATGGAGACCTTGACGGTTACTCAGCCACCTTCTCACTCATCCCCAAGCTCTGCCTGAGCTTCATTGTACTGATGGCGGGGCCGAGGCCACAGGGTGGAGATATCGTGACTCAGGCATATGACTATCTGATTCCTGCCATGGAGACAGCGTtcagagaggcagagaaaagcTTGATTCCTCCTCCAAGTCCAGGCCCTTATGTTGGCTACTATACCTACTCCAACCTGACTTTCTATGAGATCAAAGTTGGACCTGGTGGGGTGCTGGTCATGCAGCAGTTTGGGCCTCATGTGGAAGAGCTGATTCCTGAAAAGTACCGGACAATCAAGCTCCACCACCTGGAAGATCGTGTTTTCCAAGTTGTTTTTGATAAGGAGTTCCCTTGTGTCCTGCACCTAGGCTCTGCCTCCATCTCACTGGAGACCCAGAATGGGCAGCTCTTTAACTTTTACCCGTTTGATCGCCAGGGTTTGTCTCCCGGGTTTGATGCACCAGGGCTGAACACATACAACGTGGTGCGTGTGCTCCGTAAACCCGTATTCTATAGCTAA
- the LACTBL1 gene encoding putative beta-lactamase-like 1 isoform X2, translating into MDGLQLQTSSSRSLLKLTLTEMKWIHVLVIFFFLLSVAMTGCFLWQYSLPKVEPVPSVLEVRSEAVQMCPRYPEPVPLDHPIPILKDSLEKVDMMLREKIHSAGIPAMSAIVIYNDTVLWTGNFGKKNGSDPSSVVPNEYTIYRIASVSKIFPTIMLYKMWEEGKVMSLDDPLERYAQNFVIKNPLGRLKESEQRYTADGLIFLEKGSMPLKPSPVTLRRMASQLSGLPRRLRSTSLLWKGNTQDALALLKDDVLVADPGTRCHYSNLAFSLMAHVLADHAAEGQYQRWVSENILDRLGMEDTGFDITPPIRSQMAVGFYSSRQPAPLYDLGWYRPSGQMYSTAADLAKLAMVFLGTYHRRLLEPDTVKTMLTPLFKCSTEYFANKTGTPWEINEQLGYDVIRKDGDLDGYSATFSLIPKLCLSFIVLMAGPRPQGGDIVTQAYDYLIPAMETAFREAEKSLIPPPSPGPYVGYYTYSNLTFYEIKVGPGGVLVMQQFGPHVEELIPEKYRTIKLHHLEDRVFQVVFDKEFPCVLHLGSASISLETQNGQLFNFYPFDRQGLSPGFDAPGLNTYNVVRVLRKPVFYS; encoded by the exons ATGGATGGGTTACAGCTCCAG ACATCCAGCAGCCGGAGCCTCCTCAAGCTCACCCTCACGGAGATGAAGTGGATTCATGTGTTGGTCATCTTCTTCTTCCTGTTGTCTGTTGCAATGACGGGCTGCTTTCTGTGGCAGTACAGCCTTCCCAAGGTGGAGCCCG tcCCATCTGTGTTGGAAGTGAGATCAGAAGCTGTGCAGATGTGCCCCCGCTACCCTGAACCTGTACCGCTGGACCACCCCATCCCCATTCTGAAGGACTCATTGGAGAAG GTAGATATGATGCTGCGCGAGAAGATTCACAGCGCTGGTATCCCTGCCATGTCTGCCATCGTTATCTACAACGACACTGTGCTCTGGACCGGCAACTTTGGGAAGAAGAATGGTTCAGACCCCTCCTCCGTGGTGCCCAACGAGTACACTATTTACAG AATTGCCAGTGTCTCCAAGATCTTCCCCACGATTATGTTGTACAAGatgtgggaggaaggaaaagtcaTGTCTCTTGATGACCCATTGGAACGTTATGCCCAGAACTTTGTTATTAAGAACCCTCTGGGGAGGCTCAAAGAATCGGAACAGAGATACACAGCAGATGGGctgatttttttggaaaaaggcTCAATGCCACTGAAGCCATCACCGGTTACCTTGCGCAGGATGGCCAGCCAGCTCTCAG GTCTGCCCAGGAGGCTGCGATCTACCAGCCTGCTGTGGAAGGGCAACACACAAGATGCTCTAGCTCTCCTGAAAGACGATGTCTTGGTTGCTGATCCAGGAACCAG aTGCCACTACAGCAATCTGGCCTTCTCGCTGATGGCACACGTGCTAGCCGACCATGCGGCTGAGGGGCAATACCAGCGCTGGGTCTCAGAGAACATCCTGGACCGCTTGGGCATGGAGGACACTGGCTTCGATATTACACCCCCGATCCGCTCCCAGATGGCTGTGGGCTTCTACAGCAGCCGGCAGCCAGCCCCTCTCTATGACCTGGGCTGGTACAGGCCTTCTGGCCAGATGTACTCCACAGCTGCCGACCTCGCCAAGCTGGCAATGGTCTTCTTAGGCACCTACCACCGTCGTCTCCTAGAGCCTGACACAGTGAAGACAATGCTGACCCCTCTGTTTAAGTGCTCCACTGAATACTTCGCAAACAAGACCGGCACACCCTGGGAAATTAATGAGCAACTGGGATATGATGTCATTAGGAAGGATGGAGACCTTGACGGTTACTCAGCCACCTTCTCACTCATCCCCAAGCTCTGCCTGAGCTTCATTGTACTGATGGCGGGGCCGAGGCCACAGGGTGGAGATATCGTGACTCAGGCATATGACTATCTGATTCCTGCCATGGAGACAGCGTtcagagaggcagagaaaagcTTGATTCCTCCTCCAAGTCCAGGCCCTTATGTTGGCTACTATACCTACTCCAACCTGACTTTCTATGAGATCAAAGTTGGACCTGGTGGGGTGCTGGTCATGCAGCAGTTTGGGCCTCATGTGGAAGAGCTGATTCCTGAAAAGTACCGGACAATCAAGCTCCACCACCTGGAAGATCGTGTTTTCCAAGTTGTTTTTGATAAGGAGTTCCCTTGTGTCCTGCACCTAGGCTCTGCCTCCATCTCACTGGAGACCCAGAATGGGCAGCTCTTTAACTTTTACCCGTTTGATCGCCAGGGTTTGTCTCCCGGGTTTGATGCACCAGGGCTGAACACATACAACGTGGTGCGTGTGCTCCGTAAACCCGTATTCTATAGCTAA